A genomic window from Chaetodon auriga isolate fChaAug3 chromosome 13, fChaAug3.hap1, whole genome shotgun sequence includes:
- the pttg1ipb gene encoding PTTG1 interacting protein b, producing MSGVCRAAAAVSALIFCGIIMTTEAQTPSPAPNPCALRSNTSCAECLQNVTCLWCSPTKQCLDYPIGNILPPSSVCPLNDARWGLCWVNFQILIITMSVLAGIIIIGIFVCCFCCCKCERFGNKREDARVERQNRMRKARQKERRTEMQLRHDEIRQKYGLAKDNPYARMDNH from the exons ATGTCTGGAGTTTGCCGAGCTGCTGCCGCGGTGTCTGCCTTGATTTTCTGCGGTATTATCATGACCACAGAGGCGCAGACTCCTTCTCCGGCTCCGA ATCCCTGTGCCCTCAGATCCAACACCAGCTGTGCTGAATGCCTGCAGAATGTGACA TGCTTGTGGTGCTCACCAACCAAACAATGCCTTGACTACCCTATAGGAAACATCCTGCCCCCCAGCAGTGTGTGTCCATTGAATGATGCCCGGTGGGGGCTGTGTTGGG TAAACTTCCAGATTCTGATCATCACCATGTCAGTGCTTGctggcatcatcatcattggCATCTTCGtttgctgcttctgctgctgcaagtGTGAACGATTCGG AAACAAAAGGGAAGACGCAAGGGTGGAGCGACAAAACCGCATGAGGAAGGCTCGTCAGAAAGAGAG GAGAACAGAAATGCAGCTGAGACATGATGAAATCAGGCAGAAATACG gtcTGGCAAAGGATAATCCATACGCCCGTATGGACAATCATTGA
- the myo10l3 gene encoding unconventional myosin-X translates to MDTFFSEGAHVWLRHKEQLLPSTVSSCDDSSLVLTTDYGKVIYLQKAEVNRETVYPMHPSSIHGVEDMSTLAELHEAAIMHNLFLRYQKDNIYTNIGSILAAVNPYKQIAGLYDGTAVDLYSKHQMGELPPHIFAVANECYRCLWKRHDSQCVLISGESGAGKTESTKLLLKFLSVMSQNSAGTPLSERTTRVEQALVQSSPIMEAFGNAKTVYNNNSSRFGKFIQLHFSQNGNIQGGCIIDYLLEKNRVVRQNPGERNYHIFYSLLAGADKDHRDMYFLSEGPEAYHYLSQSGCVQDSSLDDKQLFDSVMEALKVMEFTEEEIRDVFKLLSAVLQMGNIEFMTAGGAQITSKGVVSNVSELLGLDSFQLSEVLTQRSMILRGEEICSPLTVEQAVDSRDSVSMALYSQCFSWIIMRINQKIKGKDNFKSIGILDIFGFENFEVNRFEQFNINYANEKLQEYFNKHIFSLEQLEYNREGIQWEAIDWMDNAECLDLIEKKLGMLALINEESRFPKGTDYTLLEKLHSRHATNPYYVKPRVNDHQFGIKHYAGEVLYDVRGILEKNRDTFRDDILFILKDSRLDFIYDLFERVGSRNGDETLKMGTARRKPTVSSQFRDSLHSLMATLSASNPFFVRCIKPNMDKKANQFDPDVVLNQLRYSGMLETVKIRRAGFPVRRTFKDFYSRYKMILKSKIHSDDEKQSCSELLTLHDKAKKEWQLGKTKVFLKEALEQRLEKEREEVRRRAGMVIRAHILSYVARKQYKRVLSSVVTIQKNYRAHFWRRAFLRLRVASVILQKHHRGQLGRALYRQLQGEKQKREEEERRRVEEERRRMEEERRRREEEEEKRKREEEEERQRQMDEEIKRREEEEELMRKEELRLMKEKEEKMAAKAEEKRNSLVNGVSQKKELSQTLSNSHTSEEESRQMEEILRLEREIERLQKQQEDGVSLLGDVSQEERRQMRDAEIYRLEKEASRVATEFLELLDFGGLEPSLSSEENLHDPTESTAPLAEEEVDEGFHAEDECIPLPDFPPPAVVPLDKEVFHSIPPPPPAFAEGLVDTPSSASSPAPGKLSSLTPNGLSSAPPHTDSQTSRASPPAVITNGERQSCQTASRGSDFEPVSEEPSHSNLPDTESDYDQEEFEEAHGSSGASINDGHITDEEVLRKSSCTQNSLDSFRGSSDSFIDSDEDNNGYVDTDEEVSNGRVNLLNGSGPPYFHGYLYMKSGLMIPWRRRWCVLKDETFMWFRAKQDSVKSGWLYKKGGGMSTLSRRNWKMRWFVLRDSKLMYFENDSEEKLKGTIDVRTAKEIVDNHEKENALNIVTEERTYHIYAESPEDASGWFNVLSRVHSASPEQLMEMHHEQANPKNAVGTLDVGLIDSVCASDNPDRPNSFVIITANRVIHCNTDTPEEMHHWIGLLQKSKGDSRVDGQEFLVRGWLHKEMKSGAKSTSLKLKKRWFVLTTNSLDYYKSSERSASKLGTLVLNSLCSVVQPDEKVFKDTGYWNIIVHGRKHSYRLYTKMLNEAMRWANAIQGAIDSKVPIETPTQQLIRDIKESSLNVEAVEQTYWRNPILRYTQHPLHSPLLPLPYGDVSVHLQKEKGYTSLQDEAVKIFNSLQEMEAVSDPVPIIQGILQTCQDLRSLRDEVYCQLIKQTNHVPHPNSPANRAHWHLLTCMSCTFLPSRGILRYLKFHLKRIKELFPGTEIEMFAHFIGESLKKTKTREFVPSQEEIMALLTRQEMTTTVYCHGGGSCKISINSHTTAGEVVEKLIRGLAMEDSRNMFALFEHNNTIDRAVESRVLVADVLAKFERLAGSEEGEDDGQWKLYFKLYCFLDVESMPKEGVEFAFMFEQAHESLTRGHFPSREETLQHLAALRLQFLYGDKARVTWSLENVYPVGRLRSRILQFTKVGGASGSGQTLERRRTSFLDGTLRRGLKTGSMKKQRMEEEQMLEMWIKEEMSATRASIVEKWSRLRGLDQHQAMLKYMTIIKEWPGYGSTLFDVECKEGGFPHDLWLSVSAENVSVYKRGEPKPLETFPYEHIIFFGAPQPCTYKITVDEREMFFETPQVGEITKIMKAYINMIVKKRCSVKSVSSYGTSWIR, encoded by the exons GTGATCTACCTGCAGAAGGCGGAGGTGAACAGGGAGACGGTGTACCCGATGCACCCCAGCAGCATCCATGGCGTAGAGGACATGTCCACACTGGCAGAGCTACATGAAGCTGCCATCATGCACAACCTCTTTCTGCGCTACCAGAAAGACAACATCTAT ACCAACATTGGTTCTATCCTGGCAGCAGTAAATCCGTACAAGCAGATCGCGGGCCTGTATGACGGCACTGCCGTCGACCTGTACAGCAAACACCAGATGGGGGAGCTGCCGCCTCACATCTTTGCTGTGGCCAACGAGTGCTACCGCTGCCTGTGGAAGAGACACGACAGCCAGTGTGTCCTCATCAG TGGGGAGAGCGGTGCCGGGAAGACGGAGAgcaccaaactgctgctgaagttCCTCTCAGTGATGAGTCAAAACTCTGCAGGTACTCCTCTGTCAGAGAGGACCACCAGGGTGGAGCAGGCCCTCGTCCAGAGCAG tccCATCATGGAAGCCTTCGGGAACGCTAAGACCGTGTACAACAATAACTCCAGTCGCTTCGGGAAGTTTATCCAGCTCCACTTCTCCCAGAACGGAAACATTCAGGGAGGCTGCATCATTGACT ATTTACTGGAAAAG AACCGTGTGGTTCGACAGAATCCCGGAGAAAGAAACTACCACATCTTCTACTCTCTGCTGGCAGGGGCCGACAAAGACCACAGAG acATGTACTTCCTGTCTGAGGGTCCTGAGGCGTATCACTACCTGAGCCAGTCAGGCTGCGTGCAGGACAGCAGTCTGGATGACAAGCAGCTCTTTGACAGTGTGATG GAGGCCCTGAAAGTGATGGAATTCACCGAGGAGGAGATCAGAGACGTGTTCAAGttgctgtctgctgtcctcCAGATGGGCAACATCGAGTTCATGACTGCTGGCGGCGCTCAGATCACTTCTAAAGGCG tggtcAGTAACGTCAGCGAGCTGCTCGGCCTGGACTCCTTCCAGCTGTCGGAGGTGTTGACCCAGCGCTCCATGAtcctcagaggagaggagatctGCTCGCCTCTCACCGTGGAGCAG GCTGTGGACTCGCGAGACTCAGTTTCCATGGCTCTTTATTCCCAGTGCTTCTCCTGGATTATAATGAGGATCAACCAGAAGATCAAAGGGAAAGACAACTTCAAGTCCATCGGCATCCTCGACATCTTCGGCTTTGAGAACTTTGAG GTGAACCGGTTTGAACAGTTTAACATCAACTACGCCAACGAGAAACTCCAGGAGTATTTCAACAAGCACATCTTCtcactggagcagctggagtaCAACAG GGAGGGGATCCAGTGGGAGGCCATAGACTGGATGGATAACGCAGAGTGTCTGGATCTCATAGAAAAG AAACTGGGCATGTTGGCTCTTATCAATGAGGAGAGTCGCTTCCCCAAAGGCACGGACTACACCCTTCTGGAGAAACTACACAGCCGACACGCA ACAAACCCATATTATGTGAAGCCAAGAGTGAACGACCACCAGTTTGGCATCAAGCACTATGCTGGAGAG GTGCTTTACGACGTGCGTGGGATCCTGGAGAAGAACAGAGACACCTTCAGAGACGACATCTTGTTTATTCTCAAAGACAGCAG ACTCGACTTCATCTACGACCTCTTCGAGCGCGTCGGCAGCAGAAACGGAGATGAGACCCTAAAGATGGGCACGGCCCGACGCAAGCCCACCGTCAGCTCTCAGTTCAGG GACTCTCTTCATTCCCTGATGGCCACACTAAGTGCCTCCAACCCCTTTTTTGTACGCTGCATCAAACCAAACATGGACAAG AAGGCCAACCAGTTTGATCCTGATGTGGTCCTGAACCAGCTGAGATACTCTGGCATGCTGGAAACTGTCAAGATCCGCAGGGCTGGATTCCCTGTCCGTCGAACTTTTAAGGACTTCTACAGCAG gTACAAGATGATCCTGAAGAGCAAAATCCACTCAGACGATGagaagcagagctgctcagagctTCTCACACTTCATGACAAAGCCAAGAAAGAGTGGCAACTGGGGAAGACAAAG GTGTTCTTGAAGGAGGCCCTGGAGCAAAggctggagaaggagagggaagaggtgCGGCGCAGGGCTGGCATGGTGATCCGCGCCCACATCCTCAGCTATGTGGCAAG GAAACAGTACAAGAGGGTTTTATCCAGCGTCGTCACCATCCAGAAGAACTACCGCGCTCACTTTTGGAGACGCGCCTTCCTGCGCCTGCGCGTGGCGTCCGTCATCTtgcagaaacaccacagaggCCAGCTGGGCCGAGCCCTCTATCGCCAGCTCCAGGGGGAGAAACagaagcgagaggaggaggagaggaggcgagtagaggaggagaggaggaggatggaggaggagaggagacgacgggaggaggaggaggagaagaggaagagggaggaggaggaggagaggcagcggCAGATGGACGAGGAaataaagaggagggaggaagaggaggagttgATGAGGAAGGAAGAGCTGAGATtgatgaaggagaaagaggagaaaatggcagctaaagcagaggagaagag GAACTCGCTGGTAAACGGTGTTTCTCAGAAG AAGGAGCTGTCTCAAACTCTGTCCAACAGTCACACCTCCGAGGAGGAGAGCCGTCAGATGGAGGAGATCCTGCGGCTGGAGAGGGAGATCGAGCGTctgcagaagcagcaggaagacgGCGTCTCTCTCCTCGGAGATGTCTCTCAGGAGGAGCGACGCCAAATGAGAGACGCCGAGATCTACAGACTGGAGAAGGAAGCCTCCCGTGTGGCGACAGAGTTTCTGGAGCTCCTGGACTTTGGCGGTTTGGAGCCGTCCCTCTCGAGTGAGGAGAACCTCCACGACCCGACTGAATCTACCGCCCCtctggctgaggaggaggtggatgagggTTTCCACGCTGAGGACGAGTGCATTCCTTTGCCTGACTTCCCTCCTCCGGCTGTGGTTCCTCTGGACAAGGAGGTGTTCCACAGTATTCCCCCTCCTCCGCCTGCCTTTGCAGAAGGACTAGTGGACACCccttcctcagcctcctctcctgcacCGGGAAAGCTCTCCTCACTTACCCCCAATGGACTGAGCAGCGCCCCTCCTCACACAGACTCCCAAACTTCCAgagcttctcctcctgctgtcatcaCTAATGGAGAAAGGCAGTCGTGCCAGACGGCCAGCAGGGGGTCAGACTTTGAGCCTGTGAGCGAGGAGCCGTCCCACTCAAACCTGCCAGACACAGAGTCGGACTACGACCAGGAGGAGTTTGAGGAGGCTCACGGGAGCTCGGGCGCTAGCATCAATGATGGCCATATCACAGATGAGGAGGTGTTACGAAAATCCTCATGCACCCAAAACAGCCTGGACTCCTTCAGAGGCAGCTCGGACTCG ttcattGACAGCGATGAGGACAACAATGGCTATGTGGACACAGATGAGGAAGTTTCCAATGGCAGAGTGAATCTGCTGAATGGCAGCGGGCCTCCGTACTTCCACGGCTACCTCTACATGAAGA gtGGTCTCATGATCCCTTGGCGTCGTCGCTGGTGTGTCCTGAAGGACGAGACCTTCATGTGGTTTCGGGCCAAGCAGGACTCCGTCAAATCCGGCTGGCTTTACAAGAAGGGAGGAGGTATGTCCACCTTGTCTCGGCGCAACTGGAAGATGCGCTGGTTCGTCCTGCGGGATTCGAAGCTCATGTACTTTGAGAATGACAGCGAAGAGAAGCTGAAAGGAACCATCGACGTGCGCACAGCCAA GGAGATCGTGGACAATCACGAGAAGGAAAATGCACTGAATATTGTGACCGAGGAGAGGACATACCACATCTATGCAGAGTCTCCAGAAGATGCCAG TGGTTGGTTCAATGTGCTGAGTCGGGTCCACAGCGCCAGCCCGGAGCAGCTCATGGAGATGCACCACGAACAGGCCAACCCAAAGAATGCAGTG GGCACACTAGATGTCGGCTTGATTGATTCTGTTTGTGCATCAGACAACCCTGACAG ACCAAACTCATTTGTGATCATCACCGCTAACCGGGTGATCcactgcaacacagacacacccgAGGAGATGCACCACTGGATTGGCCTGCTGCAGAAATCCAAGGGCGACTCCAGGGTTGACGGGCAGGAGTTCTTAGTCAGAG GCTGGCTACATAAAGAGATGAAATCAGGAGCCAAAAGCACCTCTCTGAAGCTGAAGAAGCGCTGGTTTGTTCTCACCACTAACTCTCTGGACTACTACAAGTCATCGGAGCGCAGCGCCTCCAAACTGGGAACTCTGGTCCTCAacagtctctgctctgtggtgcAGCCGGATGAGAAGGTCTTCAAGGACACAG GTTACTGGAATATAATCGTCCATGGACGTAAACACTCTTACCGTCTTTACACCAAAATGTTGAATGAAGCCATGCGGTGGGCGAATGCCATACAGGGAGCGATAGACAGCAAGGTTCCCATTGAAACGCCCACACAGCAACTCATCAGGGACATCAAG GAGAGCAGTTTGAATGTGGAGGCTGTGGAGCAGACGTACTGGAGGAACCCCATCCTGAGATACACCCAGCATCCTTTGCACTCCCCTCTTCTACCTCTGCCCTATGGAGATGTCAGCGTCCACT tgcaaAAGGAAAAGGGTTACACCAGCCTGCAGGATGAGGCCGTGAAGATTTTCAACTCACTGCAGGAGATGGAGGCAGTGTCAGACCCTGTGCCGATCATCCAGGGAATCCTGCAGACCTGTCAGGACTTGAGGTCATTGAGAGATGAGGTTTACTGTCAGCTGATCAAACAAACCAATCACGTCCCGCACCCCAACAGTCCTGCCAATCGCGCCCACTGGCATCTCCTGACCTGTATGAGCTGCACGTTCCTGCCCAGCCGAGGCATCCTACGCTACCTCAAGTTTCACCTCAAAag GATTAAGGAGCTGTTCCCTGGTACAGAGATTGAAATGTTCGCCCATTTCATCGGTGAGTCCCTGAAGAAGACCAAGACCAGAGAGTTTGTTCCCTCTCAAGAGGAGATCATGGCACTGCTTACCAGACAGGAAATGACCACCACGGTGTACTGCCACGGAGGAGGCTCCTGCAAGATCTCCATCAACTCACACACCACCGCTGGAGAG GTGGTGGAGAAGCTAATCAGAGGTCTAGCTATGGAGGACAGCAGGAACATGTTTGCACTCTTTGAACACAACAACACTATTGACAGAGCTGTGGAAAGCCGGGTTCTTGTGGCTGATGTTTTGGCTAAATTTGAAAG ACTGGCTGGCAGTGAAGAAGGTGAGGACGACGGCCAATGGAAACTCTATTTTAAACTCTACTGCTTCCTGGATGTGGAGAGCATGCCAAAAGAAGGAGTGGAGTTTGCGTTCATGTTTGAGCAG GCTCATGAGAGTTTGACCCGGGGCCACTTCCCTTCCCGAGAAGAGACCCTGCAGCACCTGGCTGCGCTACGCCTGCAGTTTCTATACGGAGACAAAGCACGAGTCACCTGGAGCCTGGAAAACGTCTACCCTGTGGGACGCCTGCGCAGCCGCATTCTCCAGTTTACCAAGGTGGGGGGAGCCTCAGGGTCCGGCCAAACTCTGGAGCGTCGGAGGACCAGCTTCCTGGACGGGACCCTGCGACGGGGGTTGAAGACGGGTTCGATGAAGAAGCAGCGCATGGAGGAAGAGCAGATGTTGGAGATGTGGATAAAGGAGGAGATGTCTGCGACCAGGGCGAGCATCGTGGAGAAGTGGTCCCGCCTCAGGGGTCTGGACCAGCATCAGGCCATGCTCAAATACATGACCATCATCAAGGAGTGGCCAGGGTATGGATCCACACTGTTTGACGTTGAG TGCAAAGAAGGAGGTTTCCCTCATGACCTGTGGCTGAGTGTAAGTGCTGAAAACGTGTCTGTCTACAAGAGAGGCGAGCCCAAGCCTTTGGAGACTTTCCCATACGAGCACATCATTTTCTTTGGCGCTCCGCAGCCCTGCACCTACAAGATCACTGTGGATGAGAGAGAAATGTTCTTTGAAACACCACAG GTTGGAGAGATCACAAAGATCATGAAAGCCTACATAAACATGATCGTGAAGAAGCGCTGCAGCGTGAAGTCTGTGTCCAGTTATGGAACCAGCTGGATCAGGTGA